Proteins encoded in a region of the Bartonella taylorii genome:
- a CDS encoding Vomp family autotransporter: MKKVYAKLAGRKLNFFSPVYKASFVKMLSLSSIVALLSSASPVYSKTVSPKEAFLISAKSSSIVFPQSVISVYDDYNVDASDQENYVTALQGGSTLVESAVSDYVNFLINTLSKNSNDNVIVNILAAYSNSLPKSKFSAEEQYQKFITSPQLSNFSSSIPQQLAQDGGDVGIINRFVRSRDDVATRDSSDGNIRLGNPGKIYSIKHSIMIGNNIDYYYNNNVNGFRINSVIIGNNAGGGGTLYSNNRLVAIGYKAYAYRDDNVALGAHSHMGMEKDIAGYDPLTNASSKQQDDIWRNTLGGVGIGSSDNKTRRITGVAAGDKDTDAVNVAQLKAVREIAKTGWKLSVGEKTTNVDADNSLSFSSGSDNFKIVSDKNKITFDLARAITADSIKVGENTLDATGLVIKSGPKMTTAGIGAGNQKITGVAKGTEGTDAVNFAQLKEIKEQVASSGLVAQDTQTKDITIGKGTDGNKISIANKDGKGRVISGIANGAISDASTEAITGHQLHQFGTSIAGYFGGGAKYENGQWSTPKFKVKTVKDDGTESEQSYENVASAFEGVSNSITKIQNNITKEINNVVTKVEGDSLSWSKEDGAFVAKHGAEDAKTNSKIRFLANGDVSKGSTDAINGSQLYSLGDTFATYLGGGAKYENGEWTAPKFKVKTVKDDGSDVEDKEYKTVAEALAGVGTSITNVKKEINNEITNVKGDSLVKWDEATKLIKIGEEKEGSKINIKNKDGGARTISGVAAGSAETDAVNFSQLQKVEKDVKEQVAASSFVKQDLETKHLTIGKETDGDKIDIANNKNEKRTLTGIKGGALSADSNEAITGSQINKIGEDVAGFFGGGAAFSGGAFTKPSYEIHSIRTNGEVGEPGTIHHDVGSALSALDHSLGNVNTRITNTINDFNQKITDSSQHIEKDALLWNEGAHAFVARHEKSTEEKGRAVRTQENSKITFLLDGNVSEGSTDAVTGNQLYSMGHALSTYLGGDAKYENGKWSAPSFKVKAFNTDGTPVETSYNNVADAFAGVGNSFTNIHKELTNVVSKVEGDSLSWSKEANAFVARHEQSTEETGKAVRAQENSKITFLAKGDVSSTSTDAVNGTQLFETNNKVATYLGGGASFNEGSFTQPTYKLSSVSNDGTVTENSFNDVGAAFTGLDANIKNVNARIKEVSQGVAQDSLSWSKEDDAFIAKHGAEKTASKIKFVAGGDLSKNSTDAVNGTQLFETNDKVATYLGGDAKYEEGKWKAPTFKIKTVKDDGSAVEDKEYKTVAEALAGVGTSITNVKNELTKQINNEITNVVSDSLVKRDETTNLITIGKEVEGSEINIVNKDGADRTLSGIKAATKDNEAVNKKQLEEHLKDLSTSLQSDESAVVHYDKKEGDETDYTNVTFGKGKASTSVGLHNVADGKIAKDSRDVVTGGQINTISQEVAKYLGGGTAFIDGAFTGPAYNLSKIEKNGLVTDTTFQDVGKAFEGLDTNIQNVNQRIKEVSEGVAQDSLLWSDEAHAFVARHEKKQEEQGRAVRTQENSKITFLLDGNVSEGSTDAVTGNQLYSMGHALSMYLGGDAKYEKGKWSAPSFKVKTVKEDGSGVEEKSYESVASAFEGVGSSFTNIKNELKNEITNVVSDSLVKQDAETKVINIGKEVEGSEINIANKDKEDRTLSGVKEATKNNEAVNKGQLDKRLEELSKNIQSEDSAVVLYDKGENGTTNYKSVTLGKGENREPVALHNVADGKIAENSHDAINGSQINKISQDLGKFLGGNAVFNNGAFTGPTYKLSKVDTEGKVEQTDFNDVGSAFTGLNDNIKNVNQRIKEVSEGVAQDSLSWSKDDHAFVAKHGAEKTASKIKFVAGGDLSENSTDAVNGTQLFETNDKVATYLGGGAKYDGGKWKAPTFMVKSLKEDGTEVESSYNDVASAFAGVGNSITKIHKEVKNEINQVVADSLVKQEDKTNRITIGKEVEGSEIDIANKTGADRTLSGVKAATQNNEAVNKGQLDASLKDLSNSLQSEDSAVVLYDKTGGENSTTNYESITFGKGKDRAPVGLHNVADGTIDEKSRDVVTGGQIHTISQEIAKYLGGGTVFNNGTFTGPTYKLSSVNATGEVEEKSYNDVGSAFGGLDTNVKNVNNNLTNKFNELTQNITNITQEVQGDALLWNKDEEAFVAQHGEKKGNSKITSLANGNVAEGSTDAVTGGQLYSLNNTVATYFGGGAKYEEGKWTAPTFTVKTFDANGKEGEESYTSVAEAFTGVNNAFISFGNKVTNEITNQVNNAITKVEGESLVKKDKKTKVIAIGGETDGTSISLANIDGTARTLSGVKDGALSAVSTEAVNGSQLYSLGDKVATYLGGGAKYENGELVSPGFKVVTFNDDGSSEEQNYTDVAAAFAGVSNSFTKLHHEISDNIEQNALLWSEADKAFVALHGTGETKQNSKLIHLVDGDISAGSSEAITGNQLYQLNQTLALYFGGDAGYKDGVWTAPKFQVSQFNLDGSAGNKEVYDNVASAFEGVNGSMSSINDRINTVEQNVSSNSLNWDEKEGAYNAGHSGQDSKITHVADGKVASGSKDAVNGGQLFETNERVSAVESQVSSIDKQVKDIESTVTNGVVKYDQDGEGHKVNKVTLVGVNESDPVLIDNVGDGKIESGSKEAVNGGQLHDYTEQQMKIVLDDAKKYTDDKVDSAINNAADEAKSYTDMKFETLSYAVEDVRKEARQAAAIGLATSNLRYNDTPGKLSVSLGSGIWLNQTAFALGAGYTSEDGNVRSNLSVTSAGGHWGVGVGVNFTLN; encoded by the coding sequence ATGAAAAAAGTATATGCCAAATTAGCGGGGAGAAAATTGAATTTTTTTAGTCCTGTTTACAAGGCGTCTTTTGTAAAGATGCTTTCCTTGTCCTCAATAGTTGCACTTTTGTCGAGTGCTTCTCCAGTGTATTCAAAAACAGTTTCTCCAAAAGAAGCATTTCTCATAAGTGCGAAAAGTTCTTCTATAGTTTTTCCGCAAAGTGTTATCTCTGTCTATGATGACTATAATGTTGATGCGAGCGATCAGGAAAACTACGTAACAGCCCTACAAGGGGGGAGCACACTGGTAGAGAGCGCTGTGAGTGACTATGTCAATTTTCTCATCAATACTCTTTCTAAGAACAGTAATGATAATGTTATCGTGAATATTTTGGCAGCATACAGCAATAGCCTACCAAAAAGTAAGTTCAGTGCAGAGGAGCAATATCAAAAATTTATCACCAGTCCGCAGTTGTCTAATTTTTCTAGCTCTATACCTCAACAGCTTGCTCAAGATGGTGGTGATGTAGGGATTATTAATAGATTTGTTAGATCACGGGATGATGTGGCTACACGAGACAGCAGTGATGGCAATATTAGACTGGGTAATCCTGGTAAAATATATAGCATCAAACATAGTATTATGATCGGTAATAATATTGATTATTATTACAACAATAATGTAAATGGGTTCCGTATAAATTCTGTTATTATTGGTAATAACGCAGGAGGAGGAGGAACATTGTATTCCAACAATAGGTTAGTTGCAATAGGTTATAAAGCATATGCCTATAGGGATGACAATGTTGCACTAGGTGCTCATTCTCACATGGGTATGGAAAAGGATATTGCTGGTTATGATCCTCTAACAAATGCTTCTTCAAAGCAGCAAGATGATATATGGCGAAATACGCTAGGCGGCGTTGGTATTGGTAGCTCTGATAATAAAACACGGCGGATTACAGGAGTAGCGGCTGGTGATAAAGATACTGATGCTGTGAATGTTGCGCAATTGAAAGCAGTAAGAGAAATTGCAAAAACAGGTTGGAAGCTATCTGTTGGAGAAAAGACTACAAATGTTGATGCGGATAACAGCCTCAGTTTTTCCTCTGGAAGTGACAACTTTAAGATAGTCAGCGATAAGAATAAGATCACATTTGATCTAGCACGGGCTATCACAGCTGATAGCATAAAGGTAGGCGAAAATACCTTAGATGCGACAGGCTTAGTGATTAAAAGTGGTCCGAAAATGACGACTGCAGGTATAGGTGCCGGCAATCAAAAGATTACAGGAGTGGCAAAGGGCACTGAAGGTACTGATGCAGTTAATTTTGCACAGCTGAAGGAGATCAAAGAACAGGTAGCATCCAGTGGCTTAGTCGCGCAAGATACGCAGACGAAAGACATCACTATTGGTAAGGGAACAGATGGTAATAAAATCAGTATTGCCAATAAGGATGGCAAGGGTCGAGTTATTTCTGGCATAGCGAATGGAGCCATTTCTGATGCTTCAACTGAAGCAATAACAGGGCATCAATTGCATCAGTTTGGCACCAGTATAGCTGGCTATTTTGGCGGTGGTGCCAAATATGAGAATGGCCAATGGAGCACTCCAAAATTTAAGGTTAAAACTGTTAAAGATGATGGCACAGAAAGTGAACAAAGCTACGAAAATGTAGCATCTGCTTTTGAAGGTGTTAGTAATTCTATCACGAAGATTCAGAATAACATCACCAAAGAGATTAATAATGTAGTCACCAAAGTAGAAGGTGATTCTTTGTCGTGGAGTAAGGAAGATGGTGCGTTTGTAGCCAAGCACGGGGCGGAAGATGCAAAGACAAATAGTAAGATCAGGTTTCTTGCGAATGGTGATGTTTCTAAGGGTTCAACGGATGCTATAAATGGTTCCCAGCTTTATTCACTAGGTGATACATTTGCTACCTATTTAGGCGGTGGCGCTAAATATGAGAATGGGGAATGGACTGCTCCAAAATTCAAGGTTAAAACTGTTAAGGATGATGGAAGTGATGTTGAAGATAAGGAATACAAAACTGTAGCGGAAGCTTTGGCTGGAGTTGGCACTTCTATCACAAATGTAAAAAAAGAGATTAACAATGAAATTACCAATGTAAAGGGTGATAGCCTTGTTAAGTGGGATGAAGCGACAAAGTTAATCAAGATAGGCGAAGAAAAAGAAGGTAGTAAAATCAATATTAAAAATAAGGATGGTGGTGCTCGGACCATTTCTGGTGTAGCGGCTGGGAGTGCTGAGACTGACGCTGTAAATTTTTCACAACTGCAGAAAGTTGAAAAAGACGTCAAGGAACAAGTAGCAGCTAGTAGCTTCGTGAAACAGGATCTTGAAACCAAACACCTTACTATTGGTAAAGAAACAGATGGTGACAAAATTGATATTGCTAACAACAAAAATGAAAAGCGTACTCTTACTGGTATAAAGGGTGGAGCGCTCTCGGCAGATTCAAATGAAGCAATCACGGGTAGTCAGATTAATAAAATCGGTGAAGATGTTGCAGGTTTCTTTGGTGGTGGAGCAGCCTTTAGTGGTGGTGCTTTCACCAAACCATCTTATGAGATACATAGCATTAGAACAAATGGTGAAGTAGGCGAACCAGGAACTATTCACCATGATGTTGGTTCAGCTCTTTCGGCGCTTGATCATAGTCTTGGGAATGTGAATACTCGTATAACGAATACGATCAATGATTTTAATCAAAAAATAACGGATAGTTCTCAACATATTGAGAAAGACGCCTTGTTATGGAACGAAGGAGCTCATGCCTTTGTCGCGCGTCATGAAAAGAGTACAGAAGAAAAGGGCAGGGCCGTAAGAACACAAGAAAATAGCAAAATTACCTTTCTTTTAGATGGTAATGTTTCTGAGGGTTCAACGGATGCTGTTACAGGTAATCAGCTCTACTCTATGGGGCATGCGCTTTCTACGTATTTAGGCGGTGATGCTAAATATGAAAATGGAAAATGGAGTGCGCCAAGTTTCAAGGTTAAAGCCTTCAATACGGATGGCACTCCCGTTGAAACAAGCTATAATAATGTAGCGGATGCTTTTGCTGGTGTTGGTAATTCTTTCACGAATATTCATAAAGAGCTTACAAATGTAGTTAGCAAAGTAGAAGGCGATTCTTTATCGTGGAGCAAGGAAGCCAATGCGTTTGTAGCTCGCCATGAACAGAGCACAGAAGAAACAGGCAAAGCCGTAAGGGCACAAGAGAACAGTAAGATTACGTTTCTTGCGAAAGGTGATGTTTCATCAACCTCAACGGATGCAGTAAATGGTACCCAGCTTTTTGAAACGAATAATAAGGTTGCTACCTATTTAGGTGGTGGTGCGTCATTTAATGAGGGTTCCTTCACGCAGCCAACTTATAAATTATCGAGTGTTTCTAATGACGGGACAGTAACAGAGAATTCCTTTAACGATGTTGGAGCAGCCTTTACTGGACTTGATGCAAATATCAAGAATGTTAATGCACGGATTAAAGAAGTATCTCAGGGTGTTGCGCAAGATTCGTTATCATGGAGCAAGGAAGATGATGCCTTTATAGCCAAGCATGGAGCAGAAAAAACAGCGAGCAAAATTAAATTTGTTGCAGGGGGAGATTTATCTAAAAACTCAACGGATGCAGTAAATGGTACCCAGCTTTTTGAGACGAATGATAAGGTTGCTACGTATTTAGGCGGTGATGCTAAGTATGAGGAAGGTAAATGGAAAGCTCCTACTTTCAAGATTAAAACAGTTAAGGATGATGGTAGTGCAGTTGAAGATAAGGAATATAAAACTGTAGCCGAGGCTTTGGCTGGAGTTGGTACTTCTATCACGAATGTTAAAAATGAGCTTACCAAGCAGATTAATAATGAAATTACCAATGTAGTGAGTGATAGCCTTGTTAAACGAGATGAAACAACGAATCTTATTACTATTGGTAAAGAAGTAGAAGGCAGTGAAATTAATATCGTTAACAAAGATGGAGCGGATCGTACGCTTTCTGGTATTAAAGCAGCAACAAAGGATAATGAAGCGGTTAATAAGAAACAACTTGAAGAACATTTGAAGGATCTTTCCACCAGTCTTCAGTCTGATGAATCAGCTGTTGTGCATTACGATAAGAAGGAAGGGGATGAAACTGATTATACGAATGTCACTTTTGGCAAAGGTAAAGCTTCTACATCTGTAGGCTTGCATAATGTTGCTGATGGTAAGATTGCTAAGGATTCACGTGATGTAGTTACGGGTGGTCAGATTAATACGATCTCTCAGGAAGTTGCAAAATATTTAGGTGGAGGAACAGCATTTATCGACGGTGCTTTTACAGGACCCGCTTATAACTTGTCGAAGATTGAGAAAAATGGTTTGGTAACAGATACTACTTTTCAAGATGTTGGCAAAGCGTTTGAAGGTCTTGATACCAATATCCAGAATGTTAATCAGCGTATTAAGGAAGTATCAGAAGGTGTTGCACAGGATTCCTTGTTATGGAGTGATGAAGCCCATGCCTTTGTCGCGCGTCATGAAAAGAAGCAAGAAGAACAAGGCAGAGCCGTAAGAACACAAGAAAACAGCAAAATTACATTTCTTTTAGATGGTAATGTTTCTGAGGGTTCAACGGATGCTGTTACAGGTAATCAGCTCTACTCTATGGGGCATGCGCTTTCTATGTATTTAGGCGGTGATGCTAAATATGAAAAGGGAAAATGGAGTGCGCCAAGTTTCAAGGTTAAAACAGTCAAGGAAGATGGCAGTGGTGTTGAAGAGAAGAGCTATGAGAGTGTTGCCTCTGCTTTTGAAGGTGTAGGAAGTTCTTTTACGAATATTAAAAATGAGCTTAAGAATGAGATTACCAATGTAGTGAGTGATAGTCTTGTTAAACAAGATGCTGAGACAAAGGTTATCAATATTGGTAAAGAAGTAGAAGGCAGTGAAATTAATATCGCCAACAAAGATAAAGAGGATCGGACGCTTTCTGGTGTAAAGGAGGCGACCAAAAATAATGAAGCTGTTAACAAGGGGCAGCTTGATAAAAGATTAGAAGAACTTTCTAAAAATATTCAGTCTGAGGATTCAGCTGTTGTTCTTTACGATAAAGGTGAAAATGGTACCACTAATTACAAGAGTGTGACGTTAGGCAAAGGTGAAAACCGCGAACCAGTTGCACTTCATAATGTTGCGGATGGTAAAATTGCTGAAAATTCACATGATGCAATTAATGGCAGTCAGATTAATAAAATTTCTCAGGATCTTGGGAAGTTCTTGGGTGGTAATGCAGTCTTTAACAATGGCGCTTTTACAGGACCAACATATAAATTATCTAAAGTCGATACAGAAGGTAAGGTAGAGCAAACTGACTTTAATGATGTAGGTAGTGCGTTTACGGGTCTTAATGATAACATCAAGAATGTGAATCAGCGTATTAAAGAAGTTTCTGAGGGTGTTGCGCAAGATTCGTTGTCTTGGAGCAAAGATGATCATGCATTTGTAGCCAAGCATGGAGCAGAAAAAACAGCCAGCAAAATTAAATTTGTTGCAGGGGGAGATTTATCTGAAAACTCAACCGACGCAGTAAATGGTACCCAGCTTTTTGAGACGAATGACAAGGTTGCTACCTATTTAGGTGGTGGCGCTAAGTATGATGGAGGTAAATGGAAAGCTCCTACTTTCATGGTTAAGTCCCTCAAGGAAGATGGCACAGAAGTTGAGTCGAGTTATAATGATGTAGCTTCTGCATTTGCAGGTGTTGGTAACTCTATCACCAAAATACATAAAGAAGTTAAGAATGAAATTAATCAGGTTGTAGCTGATAGCCTTGTTAAGCAAGAAGACAAAACAAATCGTATCACCATTGGTAAAGAAGTAGAAGGCAGTGAAATTGATATCGCCAACAAAACTGGTGCGGATCGTACGCTTTCCGGTGTAAAGGCAGCGACCCAAAATAATGAAGCGGTTAATAAAGGTCAGCTTGATGCAAGCTTGAAAGATCTTTCCAACAGTCTTCAGTCTGAGGATTCAGCTGTTGTTCTTTATGATAAAACAGGGGGTGAAAATAGCACTACGAATTATGAAAGTATAACTTTTGGCAAAGGTAAAGATCGTGCCCCTGTTGGATTGCATAATGTTGCTGATGGTACCATTGATGAGAAGTCACGTGATGTGGTTACGGGTGGTCAGATTCATACAATCTCTCAGGAAATTGCAAAATATTTAGGTGGTGGTACAGTATTTAATAACGGTACTTTCACAGGACCGACTTATAAATTGTCCAGTGTTAATGCAACAGGTGAGGTAGAAGAAAAATCGTATAACGATGTTGGATCTGCTTTTGGAGGGCTTGATACGAATGTCAAGAATGTGAATAATAATCTAACGAATAAGTTTAACGAACTTACTCAAAACATCACGAATATTACTCAAGAAGTTCAAGGAGATGCCTTGTTGTGGAACAAGGATGAAGAGGCATTTGTAGCACAGCATGGAGAGAAAAAAGGCAATAGTAAGATTACATCTCTTGCAAATGGTAACGTTGCAGAAGGTTCAACGGATGCTGTTACGGGTGGTCAGCTTTACTCGTTGAATAATACAGTTGCGACGTATTTTGGTGGCGGTGCTAAGTATGAGGAAGGCAAATGGACAGCTCCTACCTTTACAGTAAAGACGTTTGATGCAAATGGTAAGGAAGGTGAGGAGAGTTATACGAGTGTTGCGGAAGCCTTTACAGGTGTTAATAATGCTTTCATAAGTTTTGGTAACAAAGTTACCAATGAGATTACCAATCAAGTAAATAATGCGATTACTAAAGTTGAAGGTGAAAGCCTAGTTAAGAAAGACAAGAAGACAAAAGTTATCGCAATTGGTGGCGAGACAGACGGTACAAGCATCAGTCTTGCAAATATTGATGGTACTGCACGGACGCTTTCAGGCGTAAAAGATGGAGCGCTTTCAGCAGTGTCGACAGAAGCAGTTAATGGATCTCAGCTTTATTCATTGGGTGACAAGGTTGCTACATATTTAGGTGGTGGTGCTAAGTATGAAAATGGAGAATTGGTATCTCCAGGTTTCAAGGTTGTGACATTTAATGATGATGGTAGTTCTGAAGAGCAAAACTACACAGATGTTGCGGCTGCGTTTGCTGGTGTGAGTAATTCTTTCACGAAGCTTCATCATGAGATTTCAGATAATATTGAGCAGAACGCGTTGTTGTGGAGTGAAGCTGATAAAGCGTTTGTAGCGCTTCATGGAACAGGAGAAACAAAGCAAAACAGCAAGCTTATTCACCTTGTTGATGGAGACATATCCGCGGGTTCTAGCGAAGCGATAACCGGCAACCAGCTCTATCAGCTCAATCAGACACTAGCACTGTATTTTGGAGGTGATGCTGGGTATAAAGATGGAGTATGGACAGCCCCAAAATTCCAAGTTTCGCAATTTAATTTGGATGGTAGTGCGGGTAACAAGGAAGTCTATGATAATGTGGCGTCTGCTTTTGAAGGTGTTAATGGCAGTATGTCGAGTATCAACGATCGTATTAACACAGTAGAGCAGAATGTCTCGTCGAACAGTTTAAATTGGGATGAGAAAGAAGGAGCTTATAATGCAGGTCATTCAGGTCAAGACAGCAAGATTACGCATGTAGCGGATGGTAAGGTTGCATCAGGCTCGAAGGATGCAGTGAATGGCGGTCAGCTTTTTGAGACGAATGAGAGGGTTAGCGCAGTTGAAAGCCAAGTAAGTAGTATTGATAAGCAAGTAAAAGATATTGAAAGTACAGTTACGAACGGTGTTGTTAAGTATGATCAAGATGGTGAAGGTCATAAGGTTAATAAAGTCACGTTAGTAGGTGTTAATGAAAGTGATCCTGTGTTGATAGATAATGTAGGGGATGGCAAGATTGAGAGTGGTTCAAAAGAAGCTGTCAATGGAGGCCAATTGCATGATTATACCGAACAGCAGATGAAAATCGTTCTTGATGATGCGAAAAAGTATACGGATGATAAGGTCGATAGTGCAATCAATAATGCTGCTGATGAGGCAAAATCCTATACAGATATGAAGTTTGAAACGTTAAGTTATGCGGTTGAAGATGTCCGGAAGGAAGCGAGACAGGCCGCAGCTATTGGCTTAGCAACGTCTAACTTACGTTATAATGATACACCAGGAAAGTTAAGTGTATCATTGGGTAGTGGTATATGGCTGAATCAAACTGCATTTGCTCTTGGTGCTGGTTATACGTCTGAAGATGGCAACGTCCGTTCTAATCTGTCAGTAACAAGTGCTGGGGGACACTGGGGTGTAGGTGTAGGCGTAAACTTCACACTGAATTAA
- a CDS encoding left-handed beta-roll domain-containing protein, which produces MATGEESIAIGHRAKADGEESIAFGACGSESVADVVCWRYQL; this is translated from the coding sequence ATAGCGACGGGCGAAGAATCAATTGCTATTGGACATCGTGCTAAGGCGGACGGTGAGGAATCTATAGCTTTTGGTGCTTGTGGGAGCGAGTCTGTGGCTGATGTTGTTTGCTGGCGCTATCAGTTATGA